From a region of the Alnus glutinosa chromosome 1, dhAlnGlut1.1, whole genome shotgun sequence genome:
- the LOC133858691 gene encoding uncharacterized protein LOC133858691 produces the protein MLRRSQGLSLSLSLSLSTARKLNSLLCKKSTQKQKSQKARNPDLEEMALEWVVLGYAAAAEAIMVLLLTIPGLDGLRKGLIAVTRNLLKPFLSVVPFCLFLLMDIYWKYETRPSCETPESCTPAEYLRHQKSIIKSQRNALLIAAALVFYWLLYSVTALVVRIEQLNQRLKARRD, from the coding sequence ATGCTCAGGAGGAGTCagggcctctctctctctctctctctctctctctccaccgcCAGGAAACTCAACTCCTTGCTCTGTAAGAAAAGCACCCAGAAACAGAAATCCCAGAAAGCAAGAAACCCAGATCTAGAGGAAATGGCACTGGAGTGGGTGGTGCTGGGGTACGCCGCGGCGGCGGAGGCGATCATGGTGTTGTTGCTTACTATTCCTGGGCTGGACGGGCTCAGGAAGGGGCTGATCGCTGTGACTAGGAACCTTCTGAAGCCATTCCTCTCGGTGGTGCCCTTCTGTCTGTTTCTTCTGATGGATATCTACTGGAAGTACGAGACACGCCCCAGCTGCGAGACCCCGGAGTCGTGCACGCCCGCCGAGTACCTCCGCCACCAGAAATCCATCATCAAGAGCCAGCGCAACGCCCTCCTCATCGCCGCCGCCCTCGTCTTCTACTGGCTCCTCTACTCCGTCACCGCTCTCGTCGTCAGGATCGAGCAGCTCAACCAGCGCCTCAAGGCCCGCCGGGACTGA